A single Curtobacterium sp. MCJR17_020 DNA region contains:
- the allB gene encoding allantoinase AllB has translation MTGLPADGATESRTDVDTDSVADLVLRADRAWIDGAFRPAAVVVRDGRVDTVLPVDAVVRALDDRTVPDDQVLLPGLVDTHVHVNEPGRTEWEGFASATRAAALGGVTTIIDMPLNSIPATTTVEALAVKRASAEGRVAVDVGFWGGAVPDNAGSLGALHDAGVFGFKCFTAPSGVDEFPHLDADQLRAAIEEVARIDALLIVHAEDPEFLVDHAALGGHYEDFLATRPVDAERSAIARVIDGARATGARVHILHLSDAGAIPMIRAAKDDGVRITVETCPHYLSFEAGSIPDGATEYKCCPPIRDDANRDALWAGVLDGTIDMIVSDHSPSTADLKVDDWGLAWGGIAGLQVGFRAVWTEALRRGVPLEALLPLFTTGPAALVGCTDRGVIAPGALAHFAVFDPSATAVIDVAGLAHRNPVSAFAGLEARGRVTETWLRGRVVASTASGVTAVEGQLVAAPVTANARVTETRL, from the coding sequence ATGACGGGCCTCCCGGCCGACGGGGCCACCGAGTCCCGCACCGACGTCGACACCGACAGCGTCGCGGACCTCGTCCTGCGCGCGGACCGGGCCTGGATCGACGGAGCCTTCCGCCCCGCTGCGGTCGTCGTGCGCGACGGCCGCGTCGACACCGTCCTGCCGGTCGACGCCGTGGTCCGGGCGCTCGACGACCGCACCGTGCCGGACGACCAGGTCCTGCTGCCCGGCCTCGTCGACACCCACGTGCACGTCAACGAACCCGGACGCACCGAGTGGGAGGGGTTCGCGTCCGCGACCCGGGCCGCCGCACTCGGCGGGGTCACGACCATCATCGACATGCCGCTCAACTCGATCCCCGCGACGACGACGGTCGAGGCGCTCGCCGTGAAGCGCGCGAGTGCCGAGGGGCGGGTCGCCGTCGACGTCGGGTTCTGGGGCGGGGCGGTCCCCGACAACGCCGGCTCGCTCGGCGCACTGCACGACGCGGGCGTCTTCGGGTTCAAGTGCTTCACCGCGCCGTCCGGGGTCGACGAGTTCCCGCACCTCGACGCCGACCAACTGCGCGCCGCGATCGAGGAGGTCGCCCGGATCGACGCCCTGCTCATCGTGCACGCCGAGGACCCCGAGTTCCTGGTCGACCACGCCGCGCTCGGCGGGCACTACGAGGACTTCCTCGCCACCCGCCCGGTCGACGCCGAGCGGTCCGCCATCGCGCGGGTCATCGACGGCGCACGGGCCACCGGCGCGCGGGTCCACATCCTGCACCTGTCCGACGCCGGAGCGATCCCGATGATCCGCGCCGCGAAGGACGACGGCGTCCGGATCACGGTCGAGACCTGCCCGCACTACCTGTCGTTCGAAGCGGGGTCCATCCCGGACGGCGCGACCGAGTACAAGTGCTGCCCGCCGATCCGTGACGACGCGAACCGCGACGCCCTGTGGGCCGGCGTGCTCGACGGCACGATCGACATGATCGTGTCCGACCACTCGCCGTCGACCGCCGACCTCAAGGTCGACGACTGGGGACTCGCCTGGGGCGGGATCGCCGGCCTGCAGGTCGGCTTCCGGGCCGTCTGGACCGAGGCCCTCCGCCGCGGCGTCCCGCTCGAGGCACTGCTGCCGCTGTTCACGACCGGTCCGGCAGCACTCGTCGGCTGCACCGACCGCGGGGTCATCGCCCCCGGCGCGCTCGCCCACTTCGCCGTGTTCGACCCGTCCGCCACGGCGGTCATCGACGTGGCCGGCCTCGCACACCGCAACCCGGTCTCCGCGTTCGCCGGCCTGGAGGCCCGTGGCCGCGTCACTGAGACCTGGCTGCGCGGGCGCGTGGTGGCGTCCACCGCGTCCGGCGTCACCGCCGTCGAGGGGCAGCTCGTCGCTGCTCCCGTGACCGCGAACGCCCGGGTCACCGAAACACGTCTGTAA